Proteins found in one Methylobacterium sp. CB376 genomic segment:
- a CDS encoding hemerythrin domain-containing protein: protein MPADTATEPAANARAGREAFAPPDRGLLAHPLDYLLVDHLRMRRLCTLAEQTADEDAVDRALALALAGHLVGDLSIHGLDDEEDLHPLVRRRAWPEDRVEDVLGALAGDHALGEQLVAALAQGLSAVAGGAAPDDGLRRSLRLFASRLRRRVAVENALVMPLAGTRLTAADLAGLSRRMAARRGWRLAGGVGHA, encoded by the coding sequence ATGCCTGCGGACACCGCCACTGAGCCCGCCGCGAACGCGCGCGCGGGGCGCGAGGCCTTCGCCCCGCCCGACCGCGGCCTGCTCGCGCACCCGCTCGACTACCTCCTCGTCGACCACCTGCGCATGCGCCGGCTCTGCACCCTCGCCGAGCAGACCGCCGACGAGGACGCCGTCGACCGCGCCCTCGCCCTCGCGCTCGCCGGCCACCTCGTCGGCGACCTCTCCATCCACGGGCTGGACGACGAGGAGGACCTCCACCCGCTGGTGCGGCGCAGGGCGTGGCCCGAGGACCGCGTCGAGGACGTGCTCGGCGCGCTCGCCGGCGACCACGCGCTCGGGGAGCAGCTGGTCGCGGCCCTGGCGCAGGGCCTGTCGGCCGTGGCCGGCGGCGCGGCGCCGGACGACGGCCTGCGCCGGTCCCTCCGCCTGTTCGCGTCCCGCCTGCGCCGGCGCGTGGCCGTCGAGAACGCGCTCGTCATGCCGCTCGCCGGGACGCGGCTGACGGCGGCGGACTTGGCGGGCCTGTCGCGGCGGATGGCGGCGCGCCGGGGATGGCGGCTTGCGGGCGGGGTCGGCCATGCCTGA
- a CDS encoding peptidylprolyl isomerase — translation MSACSLHPVPDAPRPPIRVNGVTISRAAISREVQNHPAPTPVAAWRAAALALVLREALGQEARRLGIAAQPARDAEGRRETEEEARMRALVEREVAVPAPTEEECRRYYERNPARFRTPDLFEASHILFAAARDDAAAYELARLNAQMIIAMLEEDPDTFEELARLHSACPSGEVGGSLGQVTTGQTTPDFEAALRGMRPGEISRAPVETRYGVHVIRLGRRLDGGTLPFEAASPRIAAYLSEALRRRAQAQYVARLLGQARIEGIEIPAPGALNVN, via the coding sequence ATGTCCGCCTGCTCCCTCCACCCCGTTCCCGACGCCCCCAGGCCGCCGATCCGGGTCAACGGCGTCACCATCTCCCGCGCGGCGATCTCGCGCGAGGTGCAGAACCACCCGGCCCCGACCCCGGTCGCGGCCTGGAGGGCGGCGGCGCTCGCCCTGGTGCTGCGCGAGGCGCTCGGGCAGGAGGCGAGGCGCCTGGGCATCGCGGCGCAGCCCGCGCGCGACGCGGAGGGGCGCCGCGAGACCGAGGAGGAGGCCCGCATGCGGGCGCTCGTCGAGCGCGAAGTGGCCGTGCCCGCGCCGACCGAGGAGGAGTGCCGGCGCTACTACGAGCGCAACCCCGCCCGCTTCCGCACGCCGGACCTGTTCGAGGCGTCGCACATCCTGTTCGCCGCGGCCAGGGACGACGCGGCCGCCTACGAGCTCGCCCGGCTCAACGCCCAAATGATCATCGCGATGCTCGAGGAGGATCCGGACACGTTCGAGGAACTGGCGCGGCTGCACTCGGCCTGCCCCTCGGGCGAGGTCGGCGGCAGCCTCGGCCAGGTCACGACCGGGCAGACCACGCCGGATTTCGAGGCGGCGCTGCGCGGCATGCGCCCCGGCGAGATCTCCCGCGCACCCGTCGAGACCCGCTACGGCGTCCACGTCATCCGCCTCGGGCGCCGCCTCGACGGGGGCACCCTCCCCTTCGAGGCCGCGAGCCCGCGCATCGCCGCGTACCTGTCCGAGGCGCTCCGGCGCCGCGCCCAGGCGCAGTACGTCGCCCGGCTCCTCGGGCAGGCGCGCATCGAGGGCATCGAGATCCCGGCGCCGGGCGCGCTCAACGTCAATTGA
- the narI gene encoding respiratory nitrate reductase subunit gamma, translated as MASNLNHVLFGWYPYLCLTVFLVGSLLRFDREQYTWKAGSSQLLRRRQLMLGSVLFHVGVLAILAGHTLGLLTPIAVFDAVGVSHGFKQGLAIVAGGVAGTACFVGLSLLVHRRLFDPRIRATSSVSDTAILLMLYAQLILGLSTIPVSLGHMDGHEMVKFMTWAQGVLTLRPGLAEIVADVHPVFKLHIVLGMTILLVFPFTRLVHVWSAPVWYLGRRGYQVVRTRRPRPVREAAARPALSGIRPVPAPQPAE; from the coding sequence ATGGCAAGCAACCTCAACCACGTCCTGTTCGGCTGGTACCCCTATCTCTGCCTGACCGTGTTCCTGGTCGGCTCGCTCCTGCGCTTCGACCGCGAGCAGTACACGTGGAAGGCCGGCTCCAGCCAGCTCCTGCGCCGCAGGCAGCTGATGCTCGGCTCGGTGCTGTTCCACGTCGGCGTGCTGGCGATCCTGGCCGGCCACACGCTCGGGCTGCTGACCCCGATCGCGGTCTTCGACGCCGTGGGCGTGAGCCACGGCTTCAAGCAGGGCCTCGCCATCGTGGCGGGCGGTGTCGCGGGCACGGCCTGCTTCGTCGGCCTCAGCCTGCTGGTGCACCGGCGGCTGTTCGACCCGCGCATCCGGGCGACCTCGTCGGTCTCGGACACGGCGATCCTCCTGATGCTCTACGCCCAGCTGATCCTGGGGCTGTCGACCATCCCGGTCTCGCTCGGCCACATGGACGGCCACGAGATGGTCAAGTTCATGACCTGGGCCCAGGGCGTGCTGACGCTGCGGCCCGGCCTCGCCGAGATCGTCGCGGACGTGCACCCGGTGTTCAAGCTGCACATCGTGCTCGGCATGACGATCCTCCTGGTGTTCCCGTTCACCCGCCTCGTCCACGTCTGGTCGGCGCCGGTCTGGTACCTCGGCCGCCGCGGCTACCAGGTGGTGCGCACGAGGAGGCCGCGGCCCGTCCGCGAGGCCGCAGCGCGCCCCGCCCTCTCGGGGATCCGCCCCGTCCCCGCCCCGCAGCCGGCGGAGTGA
- the narJ gene encoding nitrate reductase molybdenum cofactor assembly chaperone, whose translation MKTLKALSALLTYPSPALARAVPEIRDVLHDEGVLARPRRDALEPLLRDLAAGDLYDLQERYGMLFDRTRSLSLHLFEHVHGESRDRGQAMVDLRGVYEAAGFAIEGGDLPDFVPLFLEFCALRPPAEARQLLAEPAHVLAALGERLRKRDTAYAAVFEALVALAAAAPSEEARGAVVPDAGEDPTDLGALDAAWEEVEVRFGLGADAACGTESLAAKLRQARRPAPGVEVPGAHPSRAVFTHLSSRA comes from the coding sequence ATGAAGACGCTGAAGGCCCTCTCGGCCCTGCTCACCTACCCGTCGCCCGCGCTGGCGCGGGCGGTCCCGGAGATCCGCGACGTCCTGCACGACGAGGGCGTCCTCGCCCGACCGCGGCGCGACGCCCTGGAGCCGCTGCTGCGCGACCTCGCCGCCGGCGACCTCTACGACCTGCAGGAGCGCTACGGGATGCTGTTCGACCGCACCCGCTCGCTCTCGCTGCACCTGTTCGAGCACGTGCACGGCGAGAGCCGCGACCGCGGCCAGGCCATGGTCGACCTGCGCGGGGTCTACGAGGCGGCGGGCTTCGCGATCGAGGGCGGCGACCTGCCCGACTTCGTGCCGCTCTTCCTGGAATTCTGCGCGCTGCGCCCGCCCGCGGAGGCGCGCCAGCTCCTGGCCGAGCCGGCCCACGTGCTCGCCGCCCTCGGCGAGCGCCTGCGCAAGCGGGACACGGCCTACGCGGCCGTGTTCGAGGCGCTCGTCGCCCTCGCGGCCGCCGCGCCGAGCGAGGAGGCGCGCGGCGCCGTGGTCCCGGACGCGGGCGAGGACCCGACCGATCTCGGGGCGCTCGACGCCGCCTGGGAGGAGGTGGAGGTCCGCTTCGGGCTCGGGGCGGACGCCGCCTGCGGGACCGAGAGCCTCGCCGCCAAGCTGCGCCAGGCCCGGCGCCCGGCGCCCGGGGTCGAGGTGCCCGGGGCGCATCCGTCCCGCGCCGTCTTCACCCACCTGTCCTCCCGCGCCTGA
- the narH gene encoding nitrate reductase subunit beta has translation MKVRAQIAMVLNLDKCIGCHTCSVTCKNVWTNREGVEYAWFNNVETKPGIGYPKDWENQERWNGGWRRRQDGRIEPRIGAKWRILANIFANPDLPEIDDYYEPFDFDYQHLQKAPELQTFPTARPRSKLTGARMETIAWGPNWEEILGGEFAKRRQDRNFEGIEEEIYGQFENTFMMYLPRLCEHCLNPACVASCPSGAIYKREEDGVVLIDQDKCRGWRMCVSGCPYKKIYYNWSSGKSEKCTLCYPRLEAGQPTVCSETCVGRIRYLGVVLYDADRIEEAASTRDEGDLYEAQLKVFLDPCDPRVLAEARREGIPEAWLEAARRSPVYKMAMEWRIAFPLHPEYRTLPMVWYVPPLSPIQSAAAAGKIGLDGEMPDVRNLRIPVRYLANLLTAGNEAPVVTGLERMLAMRAYMRAKTVDGVVDEALAARVGLSAAQVEEMYRVMAIANYEDRFVIPTSHREMGLEDAYDLRGSCGFSFGNGCSGGRTEANLFGAPKAARVKTPVDVA, from the coding sequence ATGAAAGTCCGCGCGCAGATCGCGATGGTTCTCAACCTCGACAAGTGCATCGGCTGCCACACCTGCTCCGTCACCTGCAAGAACGTCTGGACCAACCGCGAGGGCGTCGAGTACGCCTGGTTCAACAACGTCGAGACCAAGCCCGGCATCGGCTACCCGAAGGATTGGGAGAACCAGGAGCGCTGGAACGGCGGCTGGCGCCGCCGCCAGGACGGCCGGATCGAGCCGCGCATCGGTGCGAAGTGGCGCATCCTCGCCAACATCTTCGCCAATCCGGACCTGCCGGAGATCGACGACTACTACGAGCCGTTCGATTTCGACTACCAGCACCTGCAGAAGGCGCCCGAGCTGCAGACCTTCCCGACCGCGCGGCCGCGCTCGAAGCTCACCGGCGCCCGCATGGAGACGATCGCCTGGGGGCCGAACTGGGAGGAGATCCTCGGCGGCGAATTCGCCAAGCGCCGGCAGGACCGGAACTTCGAGGGCATCGAGGAGGAGATCTACGGCCAGTTCGAGAACACCTTCATGATGTACCTGCCGCGGCTGTGCGAGCACTGCCTCAACCCGGCCTGCGTCGCCTCCTGTCCGTCGGGCGCGATCTACAAGCGCGAGGAGGACGGCGTCGTCCTGATCGACCAGGACAAGTGCCGCGGCTGGCGGATGTGCGTGTCGGGCTGCCCCTACAAGAAGATCTACTACAATTGGTCCTCGGGTAAGTCCGAGAAGTGCACGCTGTGCTACCCGCGCCTGGAGGCCGGCCAGCCGACCGTGTGCTCGGAGACCTGCGTCGGGCGGATCCGCTACCTCGGCGTGGTGCTGTACGACGCCGACCGGATCGAGGAGGCCGCCTCGACCCGCGACGAGGGCGACCTCTACGAGGCCCAGCTCAAGGTCTTCCTCGACCCTTGCGACCCGCGCGTCCTCGCCGAGGCCCGCCGGGAGGGCATCCCGGAGGCGTGGCTGGAGGCGGCGCGCCGCTCGCCCGTCTACAAGATGGCGATGGAGTGGCGGATCGCCTTCCCGCTCCACCCCGAATACCGGACCCTGCCGATGGTCTGGTACGTGCCGCCGCTCTCGCCGATCCAGTCCGCGGCCGCGGCCGGCAAGATCGGCCTCGACGGCGAGATGCCGGACGTGAGGAACCTGCGCATCCCGGTGCGCTACCTCGCCAACCTGCTCACCGCCGGCAACGAGGCGCCGGTGGTGACCGGCCTCGAGCGGATGCTCGCGATGCGGGCCTACATGCGCGCCAAGACCGTCGACGGGGTGGTGGACGAGGCCCTGGCGGCCCGGGTCGGCCTGAGCGCCGCCCAGGTCGAGGAGATGTACCGGGTCATGGCGATCGCGAATTACGAGGACCGGTTCGTGATCCCGACCAGCCACCGCGAGATGGGCCTGGAGGACGCCTACGACCTGCGCGGCTCCTGCGGCTTCTCCTTCGGCAACGGCTGCTCGGGCGGCCGCACCGAGGCGAACCTGTTCGGCGCGCCGAAGGCCGCCAGGGTCAAGACCCCCGTGGACGTCGCCTGA
- a CDS encoding nitrate reductase subunit alpha, whose amino-acid sequence MSHFLDRLTFFRKTVDTFSDGHGIVTAEDRAWEDGYRKRWQHDKIVRSTHGVNCTGSCSWKVYVKGGIVTWETQQTDYPRTRPDLPNHEPRGCARGASYSWYLYSANRVKHPLVRSRLLRLWREARVMRTPVAAWAHIVENPERRRSYTSVRGHGGFVRATWDEVNEIIAAANAYTVRTHGPDRVFGFSPIPAMSMVSYAAGARYLSLLGGVCMSFYDWYCDLPPSSPQTWGEQTDVPESADWYNAGFLILWGSNVPQTRTPDAHFYTEVRYRGAKSVVICPDYSEASKFADMWVSVKQGTDAALGMAMGHVILREFHLDRQVPSFIDYAKRYTDMPMLVRLVRQDGRLVPERFLRASDLDGALGETNNPEWKTLAYDDQTGALVAPLGSVGFRWGETGKWNLESRAGDGRAVDLRLSLAGAADGFEDVAFPYFGNIAHAHFASSDHASVIERRVPVRRLATRDGEALVATVYDLFLANYGLDRGFGGGNVAASYDADEPYTPAWAERITGVPRDQIVTVAREFARNAEKTDGRSMIIIGAAMNHWYHMDMNYRSAINMLVMCGCVGKSGGGWSHYVGQEKLRPQSGWAPLAFALDWGRPPRQQNSTSAFYAHTDQWRYETLDVKEILSPTAPAGPWDGAIIDYNVRAERMGWLPSAPQLEQNPLGIAAAAAAAGLEPKDYVARALKSGELRMSCEDPDNPKNWPRNLFVWRSNLLGSSGKGHEYFLKHLLGTSHGVLGKDLGAEGRRKPDEVVWHEDAPEGKLDLLVTLDFRMSTTCVYSDIVLPTATWYEKDDLNTSDMHPFIHPLTAAVDPVWEARTDWNIYKGLAETFSRVAPEVLGVETDVVLTPILHDTPGEIAQALDVKDWKTGAVEPVPGRTMPTVTIVERDYPNLFKRFTALGPLLARVGNGGKGMAWNTGHEVELLKALNGTVTEEGPTKGLARIETAIDACEVLLMLAPETNGEVAVKAWESLGKATGREHAHLALSKEDEKIRFRDVVAQPRKIISSPIWSGLESEKVCYNACYTNVHELIPWRTLTGRQQLYQDHLWMRAFGEGFCVYRPPVDLKTIEPIRGRVDNGHPELVLNFITPHQKWGIHSTYSDNLLMLTLNRGGPVVWISESDARKAGIADNDWIDVYNVNGAIAARAVVSQRVKDGMCMMYHAQEKIVNTPGSGITGQRGGIHNSVTRAVLKPTHMIGGYAQLSYGFNYYGTVGANRDEFVVVRKMAQVDWLEEPRPAGAGPGAARLHAAE is encoded by the coding sequence ATGTCGCACTTCCTCGACAGACTGACCTTCTTCCGGAAGACGGTCGACACCTTCTCGGATGGTCACGGCATCGTCACGGCCGAGGACCGCGCCTGGGAGGACGGCTATCGGAAGCGCTGGCAGCACGACAAGATCGTGCGCTCCACCCACGGCGTGAACTGCACCGGCTCCTGTTCCTGGAAAGTCTACGTCAAGGGCGGCATCGTCACCTGGGAAACCCAGCAGACCGATTATCCCCGCACCCGGCCCGACCTGCCCAACCACGAGCCGCGCGGCTGCGCCCGCGGCGCCAGCTATTCCTGGTACCTCTACTCGGCCAACCGCGTGAAGCACCCGCTGGTGCGCTCGCGCCTGCTCCGGCTGTGGCGCGAGGCCCGGGTGATGCGGACCCCGGTGGCGGCCTGGGCCCACATCGTCGAGAACCCGGAGCGGCGCCGCTCCTACACCTCCGTGCGCGGCCATGGCGGCTTCGTGCGCGCGACCTGGGACGAGGTCAACGAGATCATCGCGGCCGCCAACGCCTACACGGTCAGGACGCACGGCCCCGACCGCGTCTTCGGCTTCTCGCCGATCCCCGCCATGTCGATGGTCTCCTACGCGGCGGGCGCCCGCTACCTGTCGCTGCTCGGCGGCGTCTGCATGTCCTTCTACGACTGGTACTGCGACCTGCCGCCCTCCTCGCCCCAGACCTGGGGCGAGCAGACCGACGTGCCCGAGAGCGCCGATTGGTACAATGCCGGCTTCCTGATCCTGTGGGGCTCGAACGTCCCCCAGACCCGCACCCCCGACGCGCATTTCTACACCGAGGTGCGCTACCGCGGCGCCAAGAGCGTCGTGATCTGCCCCGACTACTCCGAGGCCTCGAAATTCGCCGACATGTGGGTGTCGGTGAAGCAGGGCACCGACGCCGCGCTCGGCATGGCGATGGGCCACGTGATCCTGCGCGAGTTCCACCTCGACCGGCAGGTGCCCTCCTTCATCGACTACGCCAAGCGCTACACGGACATGCCGATGCTGGTGCGCCTCGTGCGCCAGGACGGGCGGCTCGTGCCCGAGCGCTTCCTGCGCGCCTCGGACCTCGACGGCGCGCTCGGCGAGACCAACAACCCCGAGTGGAAGACCCTCGCCTATGACGACCAGACCGGCGCGCTCGTCGCGCCCCTGGGCTCGGTCGGCTTCCGCTGGGGCGAGACCGGCAAGTGGAACCTGGAGAGCCGGGCCGGGGACGGACGCGCGGTCGACCTGCGCCTGTCCCTGGCGGGCGCCGCGGACGGGTTCGAGGACGTCGCCTTCCCGTATTTCGGCAACATCGCGCACGCGCATTTCGCGTCGAGCGACCATGCCAGCGTGATCGAGCGGCGCGTGCCGGTGCGGCGCCTCGCCACCCGCGACGGCGAGGCACTCGTCGCGACCGTCTACGACCTGTTCCTGGCCAATTACGGCCTCGACCGCGGCTTCGGCGGCGGCAACGTCGCCGCCTCCTACGACGCCGACGAGCCCTACACGCCGGCCTGGGCGGAGCGGATCACCGGCGTCCCGCGCGACCAGATCGTGACCGTCGCGCGCGAATTCGCCCGGAACGCCGAGAAGACCGATGGCCGGTCGATGATCATCATCGGCGCCGCGATGAACCATTGGTACCACATGGACATGAACTATCGCAGCGCGATCAACATGCTGGTGATGTGCGGCTGCGTGGGCAAGTCCGGCGGCGGCTGGTCGCACTATGTCGGCCAGGAGAAGCTGCGCCCGCAGAGCGGCTGGGCACCGCTCGCCTTCGCCCTCGACTGGGGCCGCCCGCCGCGCCAGCAGAACTCCACCTCGGCCTTCTACGCGCATACCGACCAGTGGCGCTACGAGACGCTCGACGTGAAGGAGATCCTCTCGCCGACCGCGCCGGCCGGGCCCTGGGACGGCGCCATCATCGACTACAACGTCCGCGCCGAGCGGATGGGCTGGCTGCCCTCCGCGCCGCAGCTGGAGCAGAACCCGCTCGGGATCGCCGCCGCGGCGGCCGCCGCCGGACTCGAGCCGAAGGACTACGTCGCCCGGGCCCTCAAGTCCGGCGAGCTCAGAATGTCGTGCGAGGACCCGGACAACCCCAAGAACTGGCCGCGCAACCTGTTCGTCTGGCGCTCGAACCTGCTCGGCTCGTCGGGCAAGGGCCACGAGTACTTCCTCAAGCACCTGCTCGGCACCTCGCACGGGGTGCTCGGCAAGGATCTCGGGGCGGAGGGCCGCCGCAAGCCCGACGAGGTCGTCTGGCACGAGGACGCGCCCGAGGGGAAGCTCGACCTCCTGGTCACCCTCGACTTCCGCATGTCGACGACCTGCGTCTACTCCGACATCGTGCTGCCGACCGCGACCTGGTACGAGAAGGACGACCTCAACACCTCCGACATGCACCCCTTCATCCACCCGCTCACGGCGGCGGTGGACCCGGTCTGGGAGGCGCGCACCGACTGGAACATCTACAAGGGCCTCGCCGAGACCTTCTCGCGGGTGGCGCCCGAGGTGCTCGGGGTCGAGACGGACGTCGTGCTGACCCCGATCCTGCACGACACGCCCGGCGAGATCGCCCAGGCCCTCGACGTGAAGGACTGGAAGACGGGCGCGGTCGAGCCCGTCCCCGGCCGCACGATGCCGACGGTCACAATCGTCGAGCGCGACTACCCGAACCTGTTCAAGCGCTTCACCGCGCTCGGGCCGCTGCTGGCCCGGGTCGGCAACGGCGGCAAGGGCATGGCCTGGAACACCGGGCACGAGGTCGAGCTGCTCAAGGCGCTCAACGGCACCGTGACCGAGGAGGGGCCGACCAAGGGGCTGGCGCGCATCGAGACGGCGATCGACGCCTGCGAGGTGCTCCTGATGCTGGCGCCGGAGACCAACGGCGAGGTCGCGGTCAAGGCCTGGGAGAGCCTCGGCAAGGCGACCGGGCGCGAGCACGCCCACCTCGCCCTGTCCAAGGAGGACGAGAAGATCCGCTTCCGCGACGTGGTCGCCCAGCCGCGCAAGATCATCTCCTCGCCGATCTGGTCGGGCCTCGAATCCGAGAAGGTCTGCTACAACGCCTGCTACACGAACGTCCACGAGCTGATCCCGTGGCGGACGCTGACCGGGCGCCAGCAGCTCTACCAGGACCACCTCTGGATGCGGGCCTTCGGCGAGGGCTTCTGCGTCTACCGGCCGCCGGTCGACCTCAAGACCATCGAGCCGATCCGGGGCCGCGTCGATAACGGCCATCCCGAACTGGTGCTGAACTTCATCACCCCGCACCAGAAATGGGGCATCCACTCGACCTACTCGGACAACCTGCTGATGCTGACCCTGAACCGCGGCGGGCCCGTGGTCTGGATCAGCGAGAGCGACGCGCGCAAGGCGGGCATCGCCGACAACGACTGGATCGACGTCTACAACGTCAACGGCGCGATCGCGGCCCGGGCGGTGGTCTCCCAGCGCGTCAAGGACGGCATGTGCATGATGTACCATGCCCAGGAGAAGATCGTGAACACGCCCGGCTCCGGCATCACCGGCCAGCGCGGCGGCATCCACAACTCGGTCACCCGGGCGGTGCTGAAGCCGACCCACATGATCGGCGGCTACGCGCAGCTCTCCTACGGCTTCAACTACTACGGCACTGTCGGGGCGAACCGCGACGAGTTCGTGGTGGTGCGCAAGATGGCGCAGGTCGACTGGCTCGAGGAGCCGCGCCCCGCGGGGGCCGGGCCGGGCGCCGCGAGGCTCCACGCCGCCGAGTAG
- a CDS encoding MFS transporter yields MSAGTQTLTAGRPAGSSWLARWEPENPAFWAREGSRLAWRTLTVTTANLTMSFIVWFMVSALVVALPAVGFRLTTGQLFWLAAMPGLAGGTLRLAHMFLTPMFGTRRVVTFASLSLLVPAIGWFYAVQDPSTPYWVLLVLAFLAGLGGGNFSSFMPSTSLFFPKRLQGTALAIQAGIGNFGVSVVQFLTPWVIGFALAGGTLLGESQTMTKGAIARQVWLHNAAAVYIPFIVLFALAAWLALRSVPVKANVREQVDIFRSRHTWAMTSLYIMTFGAFSGLAGTFPLLIKQCYGTLPGAPDPLTYAFLGPLVGSLLRVAAGPVSDRFGGAKVTVVAGLGMTACAAIVPLFTAPTSMECFPWFVAAMLGLFAFAGIGNASTFKQMPMIFPPRQAGGVIGFTGAVAAYGPFAFGMLFGWAFDRFGGPNGVFHGLALFFALNVAMNWWMYARRGAATPC; encoded by the coding sequence ATGAGTGCTGGTACGCAAACGCTGACGGCCGGCCGGCCCGCGGGGAGCAGCTGGCTCGCCCGCTGGGAGCCGGAGAACCCGGCCTTCTGGGCCCGGGAGGGCAGCCGCCTCGCCTGGCGCACCCTGACCGTGACGACCGCCAACCTCACGATGTCCTTCATCGTCTGGTTCATGGTCTCGGCCCTGGTGGTCGCCCTGCCGGCGGTCGGCTTCAGGCTCACCACCGGCCAGCTGTTCTGGCTCGCCGCCATGCCGGGCCTCGCCGGGGGCACGCTGCGCCTCGCGCACATGTTCCTGACGCCGATGTTCGGCACGCGCCGCGTCGTGACCTTCGCCAGCCTGTCGCTGCTCGTCCCGGCCATCGGCTGGTTCTACGCGGTGCAGGACCCGTCCACGCCCTACTGGGTCCTCCTGGTGCTGGCCTTCCTGGCCGGGCTCGGGGGCGGCAACTTCTCCTCCTTCATGCCCTCGACCAGCCTGTTCTTCCCCAAGCGGCTGCAGGGCACCGCCCTCGCCATCCAGGCCGGGATCGGCAATTTCGGGGTCTCGGTGGTCCAGTTCCTGACGCCCTGGGTGATCGGCTTCGCGCTCGCGGGCGGCACGCTGCTCGGCGAGTCGCAGACCATGACCAAGGGGGCCATCGCCCGGCAGGTCTGGCTGCACAACGCCGCCGCCGTCTACATCCCGTTCATCGTGCTGTTCGCCCTGGCCGCCTGGCTCGCGCTGCGCAGCGTCCCGGTCAAGGCCAACGTCCGCGAGCAGGTCGACATCTTCCGCTCGCGCCACACCTGGGCGATGACCTCGCTCTACATCATGACCTTCGGGGCGTTCTCGGGGCTCGCCGGGACCTTCCCGCTGCTGATCAAGCAGTGCTACGGCACGCTGCCCGGCGCCCCGGACCCCCTGACCTACGCCTTCCTCGGCCCGCTGGTCGGGTCGCTCCTGCGCGTCGCGGCCGGGCCGGTCTCGGACCGGTTCGGCGGGGCCAAGGTCACCGTGGTCGCCGGCCTCGGCATGACCGCCTGCGCCGCCATCGTCCCCCTGTTCACGGCCCCCACCTCGATGGAGTGCTTCCCCTGGTTCGTCGCGGCGATGCTCGGGCTGTTCGCCTTCGCGGGCATCGGCAACGCCTCGACCTTCAAGCAGATGCCGATGATCTTCCCGCCCCGCCAGGCCGGCGGCGTCATCGGCTTCACGGGCGCGGTGGCGGCCTACGGGCCCTTCGCCTTCGGCATGCTGTTCGGCTGGGCCTTCGACCGCTTCGGCGGCCCGAACGGGGTCTTCCACGGGCTGGCGCTGTTCTTCGCCCTCAACGTCGCGATGAACTGGTGGATGTACGCCCGCCGCGGCGCCGCCACGCCCTGCTGA